TTATGAAAAAACACGCTTAGCTCAAGCTGAGAGTTAGCAACAACAATGGTATAACCGTCCCAGTCTGAACTGGCATTTAGGCCTTCATACAAGTAGTGGTCTTGCTGCTTTTTTCCCAAGCGACAAATCTTTTCGTAGACCCGAAGTACTAAGTTGACATCGACTAGTCGTTGCATCTTAAGGCTGCCCTTGTTGGTCAATCAAACTGTTTGCCCACGCCGCAGCTTTGTTCATCGCAGCGCTCTTTACCGGTTAACAGTTTAGATATTTTGAAGCGGTTTTTGGCAAAAACCAAATAGGCTTTGTCGGATACTTTGCGCAATAAGGGCGTGCGTAACAGTTGTATCCAAGGTTTCTGATTGACCAAGCCCCACGCTTGCGCGGTAACATCCAAGCCTAGTAGCAAGGTGCCTTCTTCTGTTTCCGCGTGCAGTATGTCGCTGGCTTCGGAGCGGTCAATATGTGGATACTTGCTGGTGAAATCTGCTTGATTAATATCTTGCAGCTCAATGAGTTGGCGATGATCAAAAAACTTAAGTTGACGCATTTCCTCTGCGCAAAGCGGACATTGGGCGTCGTAAAATATTCGTAATTGCATAGTGATTTCCTATTACTGGTAGCCAAGAACCACTAGGTGGCTTAGTACTGCTACTGTGGTTAATTTAAAGCGCATGGCTTGGTAGCTTTTGCC
The Agarivorans aestuarii DNA segment above includes these coding regions:
- a CDS encoding DUF3081 family protein, whose protein sequence is MQRLVDVNLVLRVYEKICRLGKKQQDHYLYEGLNASSDWDGYTIVVANSQLELSVFFHNKYQFSSHDDKAIEGFIKQLKFIDEQ
- a CDS encoding thiol-disulfide oxidoreductase DCC family protein, translated to MQLRIFYDAQCPLCAEEMRQLKFFDHRQLIELQDINQADFTSKYPHIDRSEASDILHAETEEGTLLLGLDVTAQAWGLVNQKPWIQLLRTPLLRKVSDKAYLVFAKNRFKISKLLTGKERCDEQSCGVGKQFD